A genomic region of Salinibacter pepae contains the following coding sequences:
- the thrA gene encoding bifunctional aspartate kinase/homoserine dehydrogenase I — MESSVESSAPAPASWRVHKFGGTSLADPARIRHVADLLGAHPPPVAVVVSAMSGVTDRLLALAEQAHTDADGLSDRLQSLRDDQRAVVTDLLDGDAAASVLRTLDQDLDDLADVLRATRLMGTAPDTTRDLVAGYGELWSARVLGGVLRHRGLSAAVCDAREVLVVTHEEMGPVVDWEATQERFADWRAAHDTPDVIVATGFIATTPDGVPTTLGRNGSDHSAALFAALLEAEALTIWTDTDGVMSADPQYVPDARRLDALSYEEAMEMAYFGAGVIHPRTLSPAVEHEIPITIRNTFAPDRPGTRIHLNDDGASVVKGFSTIDDVALLNLEGSGMIGVPGIARRLFNALEEEGVSVILISQGSSEHSICFAVPQAQAEVAREAAEHAFYAELDRGQLRTVELVPHCSILAVVGDQMAGTPGVAATFFGALGEASVNVRAVAQGSSERNISAVVDGDDARRALRAAHAGFYLSKRTLSIGVIGAGNVGAALLDQIRTEAGRLRDQQDIDLRVRGIAASSRMLRAEQRLDLETWRADLSAGEATDLDAFVDHVQTDYHPHTVIVDCTASAPIARRYEDWLERGIHVVTPNKKANTDTWTTHQALQAASRGPGPQYLYETTVGAGLPILQTLNSLTETGDQVHRIEGILSGTLSYLFNAFDGDRPFSAILRQARAEGFTEPDPRDDLSGMDVARKVVILAREMGVPLELNEVSVDGLVPGPLRDGSVETFLDRLPEHDADMTKLLRDARAENQVLRFVGGVTRDGDASVRLRRYPADHAFARINHTDNIVRFQTDRYDETPLIVQGPGAGPQVTAAGVFADLLRLMS, encoded by the coding sequence ATGGAATCGTCTGTGGAATCGTCCGCCCCTGCGCCCGCCAGCTGGCGGGTTCACAAGTTCGGCGGCACCAGCCTCGCCGACCCGGCCCGCATCCGGCACGTGGCCGACCTGCTCGGTGCCCACCCCCCGCCGGTCGCGGTCGTTGTGTCGGCCATGAGCGGGGTGACCGACCGCCTGCTTGCCCTCGCCGAGCAGGCCCACACCGACGCCGACGGACTGTCCGATCGCCTTCAGTCCCTGCGCGACGATCAGCGGGCCGTGGTGACCGATCTGCTGGACGGGGACGCCGCCGCCTCCGTGCTCCGCACGCTGGACCAGGACCTAGACGACCTGGCCGACGTGCTTCGGGCCACCCGCCTCATGGGCACGGCCCCCGACACGACCCGCGACCTCGTGGCCGGGTACGGCGAGCTGTGGTCCGCCCGCGTGCTCGGGGGGGTGCTGCGCCATCGGGGGCTGTCGGCCGCCGTGTGCGACGCCCGCGAGGTGCTCGTCGTCACCCACGAGGAGATGGGTCCGGTGGTCGACTGGGAAGCCACTCAGGAACGGTTTGCCGACTGGCGGGCCGCGCACGACACCCCCGACGTGATCGTTGCCACCGGCTTTATCGCCACCACGCCCGACGGGGTGCCCACCACCCTCGGGCGGAACGGCTCGGACCACTCCGCCGCCCTCTTCGCGGCGCTGCTGGAGGCGGAGGCCCTCACGATCTGGACGGACACCGACGGGGTGATGAGTGCCGACCCGCAGTACGTCCCCGACGCGCGCCGCCTCGACGCCCTCTCCTACGAGGAGGCCATGGAGATGGCCTACTTCGGGGCCGGCGTCATTCACCCGCGCACGCTGTCGCCCGCCGTCGAGCACGAGATTCCGATCACGATCCGCAACACCTTTGCGCCGGACCGGCCCGGCACCCGCATTCACCTCAACGACGACGGCGCGTCGGTCGTGAAGGGCTTCTCCACGATCGACGACGTGGCCCTCCTCAACCTGGAGGGCAGTGGCATGATCGGGGTGCCCGGCATCGCGCGGCGCCTCTTCAACGCGCTGGAGGAGGAAGGGGTGTCCGTCATCCTGATCTCGCAGGGCAGCTCCGAGCACTCAATCTGCTTCGCCGTGCCCCAGGCCCAGGCCGAGGTCGCCCGTGAGGCCGCCGAGCACGCCTTCTACGCCGAGCTGGACCGCGGCCAGCTCCGGACGGTCGAGCTGGTGCCCCACTGCAGCATCCTCGCCGTGGTGGGGGACCAAATGGCCGGCACGCCCGGCGTCGCCGCCACCTTCTTCGGGGCCCTGGGCGAGGCCAGCGTCAACGTGCGGGCCGTCGCCCAGGGGTCCTCGGAGCGCAACATCTCCGCCGTGGTGGACGGGGACGACGCCCGCCGCGCCCTACGGGCCGCCCACGCGGGCTTCTACCTCTCGAAGCGGACCCTGTCGATCGGCGTCATTGGCGCCGGCAACGTCGGCGCGGCCCTGCTCGACCAGATTCGCACCGAGGCCGGCCGGCTCCGCGACCAACAGGACATCGACCTTCGCGTGCGCGGCATCGCCGCGTCGTCCCGCATGCTCCGGGCCGAGCAGCGCCTCGACCTCGAAACGTGGCGGGCCGACCTGTCTGCAGGAGAGGCGACCGACCTCGACGCCTTCGTCGACCACGTACAGACCGACTATCACCCGCACACGGTGATCGTCGACTGCACCGCCAGCGCCCCCATCGCCCGGCGCTACGAGGACTGGCTGGAGCGCGGCATCCACGTGGTGACGCCCAATAAGAAGGCCAATACCGACACGTGGACCACGCACCAGGCCCTGCAGGCCGCCAGCCGGGGGCCCGGGCCCCAGTATTTGTACGAGACGACCGTGGGGGCGGGCCTGCCCATCCTGCAGACCCTCAACAGCCTCACCGAGACGGGCGACCAGGTGCACCGGATCGAGGGCATCCTCTCCGGCACGCTCTCGTACCTCTTCAACGCGTTCGACGGCGACCGACCCTTCTCCGCCATTCTCCGTCAGGCCAGGGCGGAGGGCTTTACCGAGCCCGACCCCCGCGACGACCTCTCCGGCATGGACGTGGCCCGCAAGGTCGTCATCCTGGCGCGCGAAATGGGCGTGCCGCTAGAGCTGAACGAGGTGTCCGTGGACGGGCTCGTGCCGGGGCCGCTCCGCGACGGCTCGGTTGAGACCTTCCTGGACCGGCTTCCCGAGCACGACGCGGACATGACGAAACTCCTCCGGGACGCCCGGGCCGAAAACCAAGTGCTCCGGTTTGTGGGCGGCGTCACGCGGGACGGCGACGCGTCGGTGCGCCTGCGCCGCTACCCCGCCGACCACGCCTTTGCCCGCATCAACCACACGGACAACATCGTCCGCTTTCAGACGGACCGGTACGACGAGACCCCCCTCATCGTGCAGGGCCCCGGGGCCGGCCCCCAGGTCACCGCGGCGGGCGTCTTTGCCGACCTGCTCCGCCTGATGTCGTAG
- a CDS encoding GAF domain-containing protein has product MPSPASPATASDKAERYADTRRRIDALLDGPTDWVSAMATVACELHHSFGHYDWTGFYRAVSDETLLVGPYQGPHGCLHIDFGRGVCGAAARTRETQLWPDVSKAPDHIACQSSTQSEVVVPVLTPSDDLLAVLDVDSDTLGAFDPTDREHLEALCRDLGEQFGDTELR; this is encoded by the coding sequence ATGCCTTCTCCTGCCTCCCCCGCCACCGCATCGGACAAAGCCGAGCGCTACGCCGACACCCGTCGCCGCATCGACGCGCTGCTGGACGGCCCGACCGACTGGGTGTCGGCGATGGCCACCGTGGCGTGCGAACTCCACCACTCGTTCGGCCACTACGACTGGACCGGGTTCTACCGGGCGGTGTCCGATGAGACGCTGCTCGTGGGCCCGTATCAGGGCCCGCACGGCTGCCTCCACATCGATTTTGGCCGCGGGGTGTGCGGGGCGGCGGCGCGGACCCGCGAGACGCAGCTGTGGCCGGATGTGTCCAAGGCCCCGGACCACATCGCGTGCCAGTCGTCCACCCAGTCGGAAGTCGTCGTGCCCGTCCTTACGCCGAGCGATGACCTGCTGGCCGTGCTCGACGTCGACTCCGACACGCTCGGCGCGTTCGACCCGACCGACCGGGAGCACCTGGAGGCCCTGTGTCGGGACCTCGGCGAGCAATTCGGCGACACAGAACTGAGGTAG
- a CDS encoding ferredoxin--NADP reductase: protein MASDTLETTLTSIHQMTPRVKQFILEAGDHTFAYQPGQHVVIKFEQNGDVVGRPYTPVNLPGTGALALGIKRYDGGTASTWMHDRSVGDQVTVTRPSGNLHLRDLDRDVVFLSTGTGITPMIAMLKQYLSEGSGRAAFLYGERTQEDIMYRETLDHLSADHENLEVLYSLSDEDWDGPTGHVQTHLGDVVDERFEDPHYYICGIPPMVVDSEEMLQEEGVDDGRIFTEGWESDAV from the coding sequence ATGGCTTCCGACACGCTAGAGACCACGCTTACCTCCATCCACCAGATGACCCCTCGGGTCAAGCAGTTCATCCTTGAGGCGGGGGACCACACCTTCGCCTACCAGCCGGGCCAGCACGTCGTGATCAAGTTTGAGCAGAACGGAGACGTCGTCGGGCGGCCCTACACGCCGGTCAACCTGCCGGGCACCGGGGCCCTGGCCCTCGGCATCAAGCGCTACGACGGCGGCACGGCCTCGACCTGGATGCACGACCGGTCGGTGGGGGACCAGGTCACCGTCACCCGGCCCAGCGGCAACCTCCATCTGCGCGACTTGGACCGAGATGTCGTGTTCCTCTCGACCGGGACGGGCATCACCCCGATGATCGCGATGCTCAAGCAGTACCTGAGCGAGGGCAGCGGCCGGGCGGCGTTCCTCTACGGGGAGCGGACGCAGGAGGACATCATGTACCGGGAGACCCTCGACCACCTGTCCGCCGACCACGAGAATCTGGAGGTGCTCTACTCCCTGTCCGACGAGGACTGGGACGGGCCGACCGGGCACGTGCAGACCCACCTGGGCGATGTGGTGGACGAGCGCTTCGAGGACCCGCACTACTACATCTGCGGGATCCCCCCGATGGTGGTCGACAGCGAAGAGATGCTGCAGGAGGAGGGCGTCGACGACGGCCGCATCTTCACCGAGGGCTGGGAAAGCGACGCGGTGTAG
- a CDS encoding ABC transporter substrate-binding protein, with translation MDTIRLGLEWFLNPDHTPLLLAKEHGWLEDAGLNLEVIEPEEHLDAVTAIEDGDMDVAVTEPLHLVEDRAAGRPVVGFTRFLHTNGGVMYRPDAGIERPRDLAGTRLQYPGAPGPGGPAIAGSMVAANGGTYDPDAFTPVDYGFYHTDALVDGEADAATLAFYNFELVEAAQRGLDAEFFALKDWGIPDFCQLVLISTPSRLEERRDAFARLVDVLRRGIDLLHQRPAEARAVYARRTGADLDDAQTDAIFGATLPCFTYDLSMTAQYYGQLEAWMAGRDLIDDRPGKEAYWTNALALPGPGTPSQETAAALR, from the coding sequence ATGGACACGATTCGCCTGGGGCTCGAGTGGTTCTTGAACCCGGATCACACCCCCCTTCTTCTCGCCAAAGAACACGGCTGGCTCGAAGACGCCGGCCTGAACCTCGAGGTCATTGAGCCGGAGGAGCATCTCGACGCCGTCACCGCCATCGAAGACGGCGACATGGACGTGGCGGTCACCGAGCCGCTCCACCTCGTTGAGGACCGCGCCGCCGGCCGACCGGTCGTCGGCTTCACCCGGTTCCTGCACACCAACGGCGGGGTGATGTACCGCCCCGACGCCGGCATTGAGCGCCCCCGCGACCTCGCCGGAACACGCCTGCAATATCCTGGGGCCCCCGGCCCCGGCGGCCCCGCGATCGCCGGTTCGATGGTGGCGGCCAACGGCGGAACGTACGACCCCGACGCGTTCACGCCGGTCGACTACGGCTTCTACCACACCGACGCCCTGGTCGACGGAGAGGCCGACGCGGCCACCCTGGCCTTCTATAACTTCGAGCTCGTGGAGGCGGCCCAGCGGGGCCTCGACGCGGAGTTTTTCGCCCTCAAGGATTGGGGCATCCCGGACTTCTGCCAACTCGTCTTGATCAGCACGCCCAGTCGGCTGGAGGAGCGCCGAGACGCCTTCGCCCGCCTCGTGGACGTGCTGCGCCGTGGGATCGACCTTCTGCACCAGCGCCCGGCGGAGGCGCGGGCCGTCTACGCGCGGCGCACCGGGGCGGACCTCGACGACGCACAGACCGACGCGATCTTTGGGGCCACCCTGCCGTGCTTCACGTACGACCTGTCGATGACGGCCCAGTACTACGGGCAGTTGGAGGCCTGGATGGCAGGTCGCGACCTGATCGACGACCGCCCCGGGAAGGAGGCGTACTGGACGAACGCCCTCGCGCTCCCCGGGCCGGGAACGCCGTCGCAAGAGACCGCGGCGGCCCTCAGATGA
- a CDS encoding CPXCG motif-containing cysteine-rich protein has protein sequence MAPPTRYSFPNAPHAVNVREQSFTCPHCWETTAVLVDPSVREQTYIEDCGVCCRPLRVHIVAQGGRVVSFDVQPTQ, from the coding sequence GTGGCCCCTCCCACTCGCTATTCGTTCCCCAACGCCCCTCACGCCGTGAACGTCCGCGAGCAGTCATTTACGTGCCCGCACTGCTGGGAGACGACCGCCGTGCTCGTCGACCCGTCGGTCCGCGAGCAGACCTACATCGAGGACTGTGGCGTCTGTTGCCGCCCCCTGCGCGTCCACATCGTCGCACAGGGCGGCCGCGTCGTGTCGTTCGACGTGCAGCCGACCCAGTAG
- a CDS encoding DivIVA domain-containing protein, whose product MNLTPLDIRKREFDRSLRGYDPQEVDAFLDMVAEQWEDLDDERRRLKNKVEELQSRMDHYQEVEEALQQALDQTRKNAEETLQNAREKADRIVEDAKAEAADIERDAERIVEDARDQAQEIKRDAETEREQLKADIRHLQNRRTEAVARLRGFLNSELEVLEAYDREDAPSDPPSPGAAEPSTDEAASPEPESPAGPGGPSGAPSAPDLTQADDEAADREPAAPDAASVDDADASEAPPTVDPSTAPSTDADGPASPDEDVLAETEPLTDADAPAEESPEERAPSEVFTDDVASEAAPTPRSSSEPDAPAEQPSSEPEAPEDRPHGRDEQSAPQADAPGQQADAPSQSNQDAHAAPNAQASDADQTDESKQKSRSGDDPDATSEEIEKIWSILEDMED is encoded by the coding sequence ATGAACCTCACGCCGCTCGACATTCGAAAGCGAGAGTTTGACCGGAGCCTCCGCGGGTACGACCCCCAGGAGGTCGACGCGTTTCTCGACATGGTGGCCGAGCAGTGGGAGGACCTCGACGACGAGCGCCGCCGCCTGAAGAACAAGGTGGAGGAACTGCAGAGCCGAATGGACCACTACCAGGAGGTCGAGGAGGCCCTCCAGCAGGCCCTCGACCAGACCCGCAAAAACGCCGAGGAAACGCTCCAGAACGCCCGCGAAAAGGCCGATCGCATCGTGGAGGACGCCAAGGCGGAAGCGGCCGATATCGAGCGCGACGCCGAGCGCATCGTGGAGGACGCCCGCGACCAGGCCCAAGAGATCAAACGCGACGCCGAGACCGAGCGCGAGCAATTGAAAGCCGACATCCGCCACCTCCAAAACCGGCGCACCGAGGCCGTCGCGCGGCTGCGCGGCTTCCTCAACTCGGAGCTTGAGGTGCTGGAGGCGTACGACCGGGAGGACGCCCCCTCCGATCCCCCTTCGCCCGGAGCCGCGGAGCCGTCGACCGACGAGGCCGCGTCGCCCGAGCCCGAATCGCCGGCCGGCCCCGGAGGCCCATCCGGCGCCCCCTCCGCTCCGGATCTGACCCAGGCGGACGACGAGGCCGCCGACAGGGAGCCGGCCGCCCCGGATGCCGCGTCGGTCGACGACGCGGACGCGTCCGAGGCGCCCCCAACCGTCGACCCATCCACGGCCCCGTCCACAGACGCGGACGGTCCCGCCTCGCCCGACGAGGACGTTCTCGCCGAAACCGAGCCGCTGACCGACGCCGACGCCCCGGCCGAGGAGTCTCCAGAGGAGCGCGCCCCGTCGGAGGTGTTCACGGACGATGTCGCGAGCGAGGCCGCCCCCACGCCCCGCTCTTCCTCGGAGCCGGACGCCCCGGCGGAACAGCCCTCTTCCGAACCGGAGGCCCCTGAAGACCGTCCCCATGGGCGGGACGAACAGTCCGCCCCCCAGGCCGACGCGCCGGGGCAGCAAGCCGATGCCCCCTCCCAATCGAACCAGGACGCACACGCCGCCCCCAACGCCCAGGCGTCCGACGCCGACCAAACCGACGAGTCGAAACAGAAAAGCCGCTCCGGGGACGACCCGGACGCCACCTCCGAGGAGATCGAGAAGATCTGGAGCATCCTCGAAGACATGGAGGACTAA
- a CDS encoding purine-nucleoside phosphorylase, with protein MSTAADASALTADGTAAYKQQVNAAAAALPDLDASPTVAIMRDVDLDDVLQAGTVEHTIPYANLPHYPASDGTLTIGTLGGTQVVELDQAFHLYDGHTPREVSFPVRMLATAGVDSLLLAAPAGSVTAQANRGDLMLLTDHINFQGQNPLVGPNVEEWGPRFPDMTAPYDATLRRRASDAARSAGVPLRQGIYMGLLGPHHETTAEHRMARRLGADAVGTGVVPEVLAARHMGVHVMALTLLTAQHLAEEDGAPSSEGPSLQTGRSQLHRLLVATVAANEQVGSQ; from the coding sequence ATGTCTACGGCCGCCGACGCCTCCGCCCTCACCGCCGACGGTACCGCCGCGTACAAACAACAGGTCAACGCGGCGGCCGCCGCCCTCCCCGACCTAGACGCCTCCCCCACCGTTGCCATCATGCGCGACGTGGACCTCGACGATGTTCTTCAGGCGGGGACGGTCGAGCACACGATTCCGTACGCCAATCTTCCGCACTACCCGGCGTCGGACGGCACGCTCACGATCGGTACGCTCGGCGGGACCCAGGTCGTCGAGCTGGACCAGGCGTTCCACCTCTACGACGGACACACGCCCCGGGAGGTCAGTTTCCCCGTGCGCATGCTCGCCACCGCGGGCGTCGACTCGCTCTTGCTGGCGGCCCCGGCCGGCAGCGTCACCGCACAGGCCAATCGCGGCGACCTGATGCTGCTGACCGATCACATCAATTTTCAGGGCCAGAACCCGCTCGTTGGGCCCAACGTGGAGGAGTGGGGCCCGCGCTTCCCCGACATGACCGCCCCCTACGACGCGACGCTCCGGCGACGGGCGAGCGACGCGGCCCGGAGCGCGGGCGTCCCCCTGCGGCAAGGCATCTACATGGGCCTCCTGGGCCCCCATCACGAAACGACCGCCGAGCACCGGATGGCCCGTCGGCTGGGGGCCGACGCCGTGGGAACAGGCGTGGTGCCCGAAGTGCTTGCGGCCCGCCACATGGGCGTGCACGTCATGGCCCTCACGCTCCTCACCGCGCAGCACCTGGCGGAGGAGGATGGCGCCCCGTCCTCGGAGGGCCCTTCCCTCCAAACGGGCCGTTCCCAGCTCCATCGCCTCCTCGTGGCCACCGTCGCCGCGAACGAGCAGGTGGGGTCCCAATAA
- a CDS encoding YggS family pyridoxal phosphate-dependent enzyme: MSKIPDATPEVEAQIRPEAVTERVESIRERIAQACGRAGRSPDEITVVAVSKTFPMQAIESGAGVGLEHFGENRARQLRDKAKARPGAVEGGDVKWHMVGHLQRNKAKFIARHADWFDALDSPRLAEELNKRAAKNDRVLPCLVQVNITGDDQKYGLDPSETHEYLDHCAQYDHLAVEGLMALGSFVDDPEDVRGEFQKMRELFDTYDASGNPQVEMTELSIGMSNDFEVAIEEGSTMIRLGTSIFGPRDYD, encoded by the coding sequence ATGAGCAAGATTCCGGACGCCACGCCGGAGGTGGAAGCCCAGATCCGCCCCGAAGCCGTGACGGAACGCGTCGAGTCCATCCGTGAGCGCATCGCTCAGGCCTGCGGGCGGGCCGGGCGGTCCCCCGACGAGATCACGGTCGTCGCCGTCTCCAAAACATTTCCGATGCAGGCCATCGAATCCGGCGCGGGCGTGGGGCTGGAGCACTTCGGCGAAAACCGGGCCCGGCAGCTTCGCGACAAGGCAAAGGCCCGCCCGGGCGCCGTCGAGGGCGGCGACGTGAAGTGGCACATGGTGGGCCATCTGCAGAGGAACAAGGCCAAATTCATTGCCCGCCACGCCGACTGGTTCGACGCGCTCGACAGCCCCCGCCTCGCAGAGGAGCTCAACAAACGGGCCGCCAAGAACGACCGCGTGCTCCCGTGCCTGGTGCAGGTCAACATTACGGGCGACGACCAGAAGTACGGGCTCGACCCGTCCGAGACGCACGAGTACCTCGACCACTGCGCCCAGTACGACCACCTTGCCGTCGAGGGCCTCATGGCCCTCGGCTCGTTCGTGGACGACCCCGAAGACGTGCGGGGCGAGTTTCAGAAAATGCGGGAGCTGTTCGACACCTACGACGCGTCCGGCAACCCGCAGGTGGAGATGACCGAACTCTCCATCGGGATGAGCAACGACTTCGAGGTGGCCATCGAAGAAGGAAGCACCATGATCCGGCTCGGCACATCGATCTTCGGGCCGCGCGACTACGACTAA
- a CDS encoding DUF427 domain-containing protein, giving the protein MKATWNDIVLAESDDTVVVEGNHYFPPASLNKDYFKKSEHRTTCPWKGKAHYYDLVDNGNRAEDSAWYYPDPSDEASELKDHVAFYTSQVEVTE; this is encoded by the coding sequence ATGAAAGCCACCTGGAACGACATCGTTCTTGCCGAGAGCGACGATACCGTCGTCGTTGAAGGCAACCACTACTTCCCGCCCGCGTCGTTGAACAAGGACTACTTTAAGAAGAGCGAGCACCGCACCACCTGCCCGTGGAAGGGCAAGGCCCACTACTACGACCTGGTGGACAACGGCAATCGCGCGGAGGACTCCGCCTGGTACTACCCGGATCCGTCCGACGAGGCCTCCGAGCTCAAGGACCACGTCGCCTTCTACACCAGTCAGGTGGAGGTGACGGAGTAG
- a CDS encoding ABC transporter permease produces the protein MSENVPWILKMAWRDSRGSRTRLALYLSAMVLGVAALVAIRGFGENLTRTVDREAKTLLGADLKIESDAPFRDSTEALLDSIGGTQSRRISFASMAYFPATGGTRLSAVRAVEGGFPFYGALETRPGDAAARYQAEDGALVDGALLRQFGVEVGDSVRIGDTQYPILGELKQAPGESSFTSAASPRVYLPRARLDTSLFGRGSRVEYEVMFEFAETRDLNSLIAGIDPYLDRHDLDLDTVEEAASGWQDGLSDLYRFLGLAGFVALLLGSLGVASAVHVYVQRRLTSIAVLRCLGAKAGPTFRIYLAQAGVLGLIGAGLGSLLGVALQAFVPRLLADFLPVEVAFAVSWTAVGLGLVVGLGVTLLFALWPLLEVRGVSPLQALRTEVAPSTGGWRDPARWAVAIAVAATVSGIAVLQAPTWEIGLGYAVGVGAVFGVLALVARGIMAGVRRFFPTSWSYPWRQGLANLYRPHNQTTVLLLTLGLGVFLITTLVLVERTLLEQIQVAGGENRPNLVMFGIQNDQIDGVRNAVEKAGAPVLASEPIVTTRLQALQGRALEALRQDSTVNVSWAYEREYRVTYRDHLTESETVVAGEFVGSVEGNPMQSGEAVPISMEQEMAREELNVGVGDTLTFDVQGRPVTTYISSLRDVNWQRIGTNYFVVFPEGVLGAAPQTHVLLGRTPNDDVAAAAQRNVVQEYPNVSAIDLSLILSTFQDLFGRLAYVIRFMALFSVFTGLIVLAGAVVVSRYQRAEESVLLKTLGASRRTVQTIMTVEYLFLGAFAAATGLLLALAGAWGLSYFVFEGPFVVAPLVLLAAFVLAVLVTIAIGLWNSRGLYDRPPLDVLRTET, from the coding sequence ATGAGCGAGAACGTCCCGTGGATTCTCAAGATGGCCTGGCGCGACAGTCGCGGCAGCCGCACCCGACTGGCCCTCTACCTCTCTGCTATGGTGCTGGGCGTGGCGGCCCTCGTGGCCATTCGGGGCTTCGGCGAAAACCTGACGCGGACGGTCGACCGGGAGGCGAAGACGCTCCTGGGGGCCGACCTGAAGATCGAGAGCGATGCGCCGTTTCGGGACTCCACCGAGGCGCTCCTCGACTCGATTGGCGGCACCCAGTCGCGCCGCATCTCGTTCGCGTCGATGGCCTACTTTCCCGCCACCGGCGGCACGCGGCTCTCCGCCGTGCGGGCCGTGGAGGGCGGCTTTCCGTTCTACGGCGCCTTGGAGACGCGCCCCGGCGACGCGGCGGCCCGCTATCAAGCCGAGGACGGCGCCCTCGTGGACGGGGCGCTCCTGCGCCAGTTCGGCGTGGAGGTGGGCGACTCCGTCCGCATCGGGGACACGCAGTATCCCATCCTCGGGGAGCTGAAGCAGGCCCCGGGCGAGTCGAGCTTTACCTCGGCCGCCAGCCCCCGCGTCTACCTGCCCCGCGCCCGGCTCGACACATCTCTCTTCGGCCGCGGGAGCCGCGTGGAGTACGAGGTGATGTTCGAGTTCGCGGAGACCCGCGACCTGAATTCGTTGATCGCGGGGATCGACCCCTACCTGGACCGGCACGACCTTGACCTCGATACTGTGGAGGAGGCGGCCTCGGGCTGGCAGGACGGCCTCAGCGACCTGTATCGGTTCCTCGGCCTCGCCGGCTTCGTGGCGCTGCTGCTGGGGAGCCTCGGCGTGGCGAGTGCGGTGCACGTGTACGTCCAGCGCCGCCTCACCTCGATCGCCGTCCTGCGCTGTCTGGGGGCGAAGGCCGGGCCCACGTTCCGCATCTACCTCGCCCAGGCCGGCGTGCTGGGCCTGATTGGGGCCGGCCTCGGCAGCCTGCTCGGCGTGGCCCTGCAGGCCTTCGTGCCGCGCCTCCTGGCCGACTTCCTGCCCGTTGAGGTCGCCTTCGCGGTGTCGTGGACCGCCGTGGGCCTGGGGCTGGTCGTCGGGCTGGGCGTGACGCTGCTCTTCGCGCTGTGGCCGCTGCTGGAGGTGCGGGGCGTCTCGCCGCTCCAGGCGCTGCGCACCGAGGTGGCCCCCTCGACGGGAGGCTGGCGCGACCCCGCCCGGTGGGCCGTGGCCATCGCCGTGGCGGCCACGGTCTCGGGCATCGCCGTGCTCCAGGCGCCCACCTGGGAAATTGGGCTCGGCTACGCCGTCGGCGTGGGCGCCGTGTTCGGGGTGCTCGCCCTCGTGGCCCGCGGCATCATGGCGGGCGTGCGCCGCTTTTTCCCCACCTCCTGGTCCTACCCCTGGCGGCAGGGCCTGGCGAACCTGTACCGGCCCCACAACCAGACCACCGTGCTGCTGCTGACGCTCGGCCTCGGTGTCTTTCTCATCACGACCCTCGTGCTCGTGGAGCGGACCCTCCTGGAGCAGATTCAGGTGGCCGGCGGCGAGAACCGCCCCAACCTCGTGATGTTCGGCATCCAGAACGACCAGATCGACGGCGTCCGCAACGCCGTGGAGAAGGCAGGCGCCCCGGTCCTGGCCAGCGAGCCCATCGTGACGACACGCCTGCAGGCCCTGCAGGGCCGCGCCCTCGAGGCCCTGCGGCAGGACTCAACGGTCAACGTGAGTTGGGCCTACGAGCGCGAGTACCGCGTCACGTACCGGGACCACCTCACCGAGAGCGAAACGGTCGTGGCGGGCGAGTTCGTCGGCTCCGTCGAGGGCAACCCGATGCAGTCCGGCGAGGCCGTTCCCATCTCGATGGAGCAGGAAATGGCCCGGGAGGAGCTCAACGTGGGCGTCGGCGACACCCTCACGTTCGACGTGCAGGGCCGGCCGGTTACGACCTACATCTCCAGCCTGCGCGACGTGAACTGGCAGCGCATCGGCACCAACTACTTCGTGGTCTTTCCCGAGGGCGTGCTCGGGGCGGCCCCACAGACCCACGTCCTGCTCGGGCGCACCCCGAACGACGACGTGGCGGCCGCGGCGCAGCGGAACGTGGTGCAGGAATACCCGAACGTGTCCGCCATCGACCTGTCCCTCATCCTTTCCACGTTCCAGGACCTCTTCGGGCGCCTCGCGTACGTGATTCGGTTTATGGCCCTCTTCAGCGTGTTCACGGGGCTTATCGTGCTGGCCGGGGCGGTGGTGGTGAGCCGCTACCAGCGGGCCGAGGAGAGCGTCCTTCTGAAAACGCTGGGCGCCTCGCGCCGCACCGTGCAGACCATCATGACGGTGGAGTATCTCTTCCTCGGGGCCTTTGCGGCCGCGACCGGCCTGCTGCTGGCCCTGGCGGGCGCGTGGGGGCTTTCCTACTTCGTCTTCGAAGGGCCCTTCGTGGTCGCGCCGCTCGTGCTTCTCGCGGCGTTCGTCCTCGCCGTGCTCGTGACCATCGCGATTGGCCTCTGGAACAGCCGCGGCCTTTACGACCGCCCGCCGCTCGACGTGCTGCGGACGGAGACGTAA